The Miscanthus floridulus cultivar M001 chromosome 7, ASM1932011v1, whole genome shotgun sequence genome includes a region encoding these proteins:
- the LOC136467209 gene encoding LRR receptor kinase SERK2 — protein sequence MAAAEAGRWWAVVLAVAVLLGPGRVVANTEGDALYSLRQSLKDTNNVLQSWDPTLVNPCTWFHVTCNNDNSVIRVDLGNAQLSGVLVPQLGQLKNLQYLELYSNNISGTIPPELGNLTNLVSLDLYMNNFSGYIPDSLGNLLKLRFLRLNNNSLVGQIPVSLTNISTLQVLDLSNNNLSGEVPSTGSFSLFTPISFANNPNLCGPGTTKPCPGAPPFSPPPPFNPPSPPTQSTGASSTGAIAGGVAAGAALVFAVPAIAFAMWRRRKPEEHFFDVPAEEDPEVHLGQLKKFSLRELQVATDNFSNKNILGRGGFGKVYKGRLADGSLVAVKRLKEERTPGGELQFQTEVEMISMAVHRNLLRLRGFCMTPTERLLVYPYMANGSVASRLRERQTSEPPLEWEKRRRIALGSARGLSYLHDHCDPKIIHRDVKAANILLDEDFEAVVGDFGLAKLMDYKDTHVTTAVRGTIGHIAPEYLSTGKSSEKTDVFGYGIMLLELITGQRAFDLARLANDDDVMLLDWVKGLLKEKKVEMLVDPDLQNAYEEIEVENLIQVALLCTQGSPLDRPKMSEVVRMLEGDGLAERWDEWQKVEVVRQEAESAPLRNDWIVDSTYNLRAVELSGPR from the exons atggcggcggcggaggcggggagGTGGTGGGCGGTGGTCCTTGCGGTGGCGGTGCTGCTCGGGCCGGGACGGGTCGTCGCCAACACCGAGG GTGATGCTCTGTACAGCCTGCGGCAGAGCTTGAAAGATACTAACAATGTCTTGCAGAGTTGGGATCCCACTCTTGTTAATCCATGTACATGGTTCCATGTTACGTGTAACAACGATAACAGTGTTATCAGAGT TGACCTTGGAAATGCACAATTATCTGGTGTCCTAGTGCCACAACTTGGTCAGCTGAAAAATCTCCAATATTT GGAGCTTTACAGCAACAACATAAGTGGGACCATACCCCCTGAACTTGGGAACTTGACTAACCTGGTCAGTTTGGATCTGTATATGAACAACTTCTCTGGCTATATCCCTGACAGCCTGGGGAATCTATTGAAGCTGCGTTTCCT ACGTCTTAACAACAACAGCTTGGTTGGTCAAATTCCTGTATCCTTGACCAATATCTCCACTCTCCAAGTACT GGATCTCTCGAACAACAACCTCTCAGGAGAAGTCCCATCAACAGGCTCCTTTTCACTCTTCACCCCTATTAG TTTTGCCAACAATCCAAATCTTTGCGGCCCTGGTACTACAAAGCCCTGCCCTGGGGCTCCTCCCTTTTCCCCACCTCCTCCATTCAATCCTCCATCTCCCCCAACCCAATCAACTG GTGCCTCTAGCACTGGAGCAATCGCTGGAGGTGTTGCTGCTGGTGCAGCATTGGTGTTTGCTGTTCCTGCAATTGCATTTGCAATGTGGCGCCGTCGTAAACCTGAAGAGCATTTCTTCGATGTTCCAG CCGAGGAGGATCCAGAAGTCCATCTTGGTCAGCTCAAAAAGTTTTCGTTGCGGGAGCTTCAAGTTGCAACTGATAATTTCAGTAACAAGAACATTTTAGGAAGAGGTGGTTTTGGAAAAGTGTACAAGGGAAGGCTTGCTGATGGCTCTTTGGTAGCAGTGAAAAGACTAAAAGAGGAGCGGACACCTGGTGGTGAGCTTCAGTTCCAAACAGAGGTTGAGATGATTAGCATGGCAGTGCACAGGAACCTTCTCAGACTTCGTGGTTTCTGCATGACACCTACTGAACGGTTGCTAGTCTACCCATACATGGCTAATGGGAGTGTGGCATCACGTTTACGAG AGCGCCAGACATCTGAGCCACCTCTTGAGTGGGAAAAAAGAAGACGGATTGCACTTGGATCTGCAAGAGGACTTTCTTACTTGCATGATCACTGCGATCCCAAAATTATCCATCGGGATGTCAAAGCTGCAAATATTCTTTTGGATGAGGACTTCGAGGCAGTCGTGGGTGATTTCGGGCTTGCCAAGCTTATGGATTACAAGGATACCCATGTCACAACTGCTGTTCGTGGAACAATTGGACACATTGCTCCCGAGTACCTATCCACTGGCAAGTCCTCTGAAAAGACTGATGTTTTTGGCTATGGGATCATGCTTCTGGAGCTTATTACTGGCCAGAGGGCATTTGATCTTGCTCGTCTTGCAAATGATGACGATGTTATGCTTCTTGACTGG GTGAAAGGACTGCTGAaggagaagaaggtggagatgcTGGTGGACCCAGATCTGCAGAACGCCTACGAGGAGATCGAGGTGGAGAACCTGATCCAGGTGGCACTCCTCTGCACTCAGGGCTCCCCGTTGGACCGGCCAAAGATGTCGGAGGTGGTGAGGATGCTCGAAGGTGACGGCCTGGCAGAGCGTTGGGACGAGTGGCAGAAAGTGGAGGTGGTGAGGCAGGAGGCTGAGTCCGCACCGCTCCGCAATGACTGGATCGTCGATTCCACGTACAACCTTCGTGCCGTGGAGCTGTCCGGCCCAAGGTAG